tatagtatagtctatagtctagtctatagtctagtctatattctagtctatagtcaagtctatagtcaagtctatagtctagtctatagtctagtctatagtctagtctatagtctagtctatagtctagtctatagtctagtctatagNNNNNNNNNNNNNNNNNNNNNNNNNNNNNNNNNNNNNNNNNNNNNNNNNNNNNNNNNNNNNNNNNNNNNNNNNNNNNNNNNNNNNNNNNNNNNNNNNNNNtcagttctagttcagttctagttcagttctagttcagttctaattcagttctagttcagttctagttcagttctagttcagttctagttcagttctagttcagttgtaattcagttcatgttcagttcaagttcagttctagttcagttctagttcagttctagttcagttatagttcagttctagttcagttctagttcagttctagttcagttctagttcagttctagttcagttctagttcagttcttgttcagttctagtttagttctagtttagttctagttcagttctagttcagttttagttcagttctagttcagttctagttcagttgtagtttagttatacttcagttcaagttcagttctacttcagttctagctctAGTTTTGGATTAGTTTTTAATTGGAAAGTATCAAGTCTCtgggtttcaactatttttttaatttttgtcagCTTATCAAATTTTCTTATCTATTCCTATCTATTAGTTTGGCTGCAGTTTCCACTTTATATTTTGTCGAACATAATAAGAAACAACAAAGTCTAAAATATCTAGATAGCATACAGCTCTTAAATAATGGTCACCTATATGGCCATGAAGGTTTAACGTTAACGGAACAGGAACACAATTTCATCAATATGTTAAAATCGGCCAGAAATCATACTCATTGGCCGTCATTTGCATATCAATCTCCCATTGCTGTAGGCGGAGGAGCGCTGGGAGCAGGTGTGACAAGATCTCAAAGCCGAAATCAAACCGAATATCAACGAGCAGACTATAGATATTTGGGTACACCGGAAGATATAACTAATCCCTCTTCGGCTCAACAATTAAGAAATGATGAAATAACAGTAGTCATGGAAAAACCTTCGGTTAGTCATGAACTTTTGCAAGTCTACAATGAGCCTCAGAGGGCCACTGCTGCACCTACGTTGGCGCGAAATAATAAGACTTCGATAAGTAAGCATAAAAACAAATGGCCACAACCGCAAATAGTTTTAAGAGTAATGCAATCAGCTACGCATCGTAACGCTTTACCATCGACCCGTTCACTTAACTTAAATGGACAAGCAAATGAAGAGACGCCGCAGAATGTTTCACACAATGCAAGCGAAACTTCAACCGAGAAAATTGCCGATGTTCAACAAGATTTcgaaaataattcaattgaCACTGACtcacaccaacaacaacaagtcaACAATCGTGTAAAGTTAGCCCCGGCCAAAATACGTACACCAGCAGCCAAGGTTCCCACTCATAGTGAAATACAAAAGTTAAATGTAGACCTACCCATAGTCAGCACATCGAGCAGTAATATTATAGATGAAACGGGACTTGTCATAGAAAATTCCGCCACCCAATCGAATCTTTTACGACACACCAATCCCAAGGGAGGTGAGCTGATTATTTACAAAACTGTCTCACCGCCTACAGCCACTACTAGCACCACAAGTAGTCGCAGCATTACGAATAAAGTCAATACTGATGCTCCTCATACAAATAACTCGCTGGAGAATCAGTCTATAACAAATAAAAGTCGCAATTTTGTGGATCGTACTACCGATAATTCGGATCTATTGCAACAGCTTTCCAATGATAACAATGAATCGATCTATAGTGCCACCGATATAATTGGCAATCCGGAGaattttattttaggtttagaTGATCGTCAATCGCTTTTGGGACGTCGTACTTCATCACCATCGTCAGCTGGGAGTACGGGTCATCAGCAAGAGATTGCAAATGTATGGGTACAAAATTCAATAGCTTATGTCAATACCTTTGGCGAACCCGAACAATGTAATAGCAAAACAAAACGTGAGGATATATCTAACTGTCAGGTAGGTATCAAAACTTACAAAGTAGtacaaattttcattcattatttacTTTTAGTCCGTTTGTTTCGAAGAAAACAATCAACTCTTGGCCCCAAATCAATCAAATTTAAACTTAAGACCTTCGGAAGCCAAAAAGATTAAACCGTCTCTACAGCAAGAGGAAATCGATAATGAAAATCACAGTGAATCTGAAGATAATGATGCAATAATAAATGATACCGACGATGACTTACAGTCGACCTACAACggtaatgttaaaaataaagaaactctTGATGGCTCCACATTAACGGCCTCATTGCCGCAAGGAAGAACAACACATAATAAACAAACTCCCTTAAAACAACTAGCTACTGAGGGAGAACGTCCGGATGATGCTGAAAATTTAGATGTTCTATTGGAGCATACCTTCTCCGATGAAACTGTTGATGAggaaacgaaaaaaattaaaaaggataAAATCGAGGTTGGCGTAGTGCAACCTAAATTGTCTGTAGATCCAGATCTACCACCTGATGAAACAGATTGTTGGAAAATACGCAGTTGTATATGGGCGGAACgtttaaataatacttttgccACAGATGATTTTTGTCCTAAATTGGGTAAATCTGTGAATAAGACATTTGTCATACCGCTATCACGTTTCTTTAAGGAACAAAGTATTGAATTACATTTAACGTTAGTATTGATCtttcaatatatttcttttGGAGTCATTAATGATTTTTGATTTATTCTTTATAGATCTTCTTTACCTTTACAATGGGTCCTCTGCAATTTACATGAACATTCACAACATGTTTTACAACGTAGACGTAACACCTCATTACTTCTACTTAATGTCCCTAGTCGGGGCtattttgttaaagatttaATATTACGTGCCACCAATGATCCAGAAAAggtgagtttttattttacttacaaatcatactagtctagtctatagtctagtctatagtttattctatagtctagtctatagtctagtctatagtctagtctatagtctagtctatagtctagtctatagtctagtctaNNNNNNNNNNNNNNNNNNNNNNNNNNNNNNNNNNNNNNNNNNNNNNNNNNNNNNNNNNNNNNNNNNNNNNNNNNNNNNNNNNNNNNNNNNNNNNNNNNNNaactagaactgaactagaactgaactagaactgaactagaactgaactagaactgaactagaactgaactagaactgaactagaactagaactagaactgaactagaactgaaatagaaccaaactagaactgaactagaactagaactcatTTTAGACCTTTAGAAATATATGCTCCGGTCTCtggattaaaaatataattgcaaTGGTTCAACTTACCAGGCTGCCATAACAATAACTAATAGAAAGATAATAATTTGTAATGTTCTATTCGAGCAAATTTCATAGCCGTCCCGATTGCTGGTTATACTTTTGCAATGCAAAAACTGTAGTTCATTCTCTTTAGCACGCTGCAAACGTGTGTTGACACGCTCCAAATTTTCTATGCGCGTCTCTAAAGTACCCGTTACTTTGCACAGTTCCTTGACGGCACCAATATTTTCCATAAGTATACGATCCTTATTTaccaatagaaaattttcaataacattgcCGTTCGGCAGTACCACACTGCCAGCCTCTTGCACGGCATCGGGTATTACCTCGCGTACCTCTTGCGCTATTACCCCAGTATCAACAATTTCACCCGTATCTTTGTGACCTTTGAGACCTGCGTGCAGGGCAAATTGAGGCTCGAGACGATAACGTACTATACGTATCTTTTGGAGATTGCGCAACTGTACCGATGTGTCTAATTCACCGATTTCTTGTTTGGCTCTACTATCACTGGGCTGCACTATGTGACCAGAGATCTTAAGATTGCCATGCACCACTAGACTTTCATCGGGACGATCGGTATTTATACCCACCCTACCGGCATGGTATATAGAGTCTTGGGTAAGACCACGTTGCCAACATAAATCAACGTCAGATTCGAATTGTCCAGGATTAGAGGCACGTACTATGATTTTATCACTACCTTGGCTGATAATGGGAAAGTCACCGGAAGCGGTATGGACATGCAACGCAACAATAAGTTGGAAGTAACGTTGTTCGGGATTAGGACGTCCCTTTTTGCGCATATTATTGTTGGTAGTTTCGGAGAAGTGTAAACGTCCCACAGTTACCTTACTAACAATGTGACTTTGGAGATCGATACTGAAAGtgatatatttaatattgtttattaacCTATATTTTAATATCCTTGggatatatattattaaaagacatccaagcattttcacatttttttgttgtaatgcTTGAAcgtctttaattatttttttaactacttACGGTACAGGAAAGAAAGGTTTCTTCGAACGATCCGATTGACTTTGTTCAATGCGTATAGTTTGATTAGGCGCTTCCAATTTCACCCCATAGAAATGCAAATGAAAGGATTTGATCTTCTCTAAACCGGACGGTGTTCTCACAAATTTAGCTTCACTTTGCAAGCGAGCATGGCAAGttatttgaaaatgattttttttctgacACACAAACGCATCATCTGATACGGAAAAGTTGAAACCTTTATCGGCATCGACCCGATAATAAACCACCGATATTTCTTGCAAATGCTGATCGCATAATTTGTGCcaattttgttgttgaaatggTGAAAAACGTATGCAAGGACTTAAAGCATCACCACTTTGTGAAGAAGTATCGCAATTCTTGACGCTACCATCCATATGCACCGAAGAGAGAGCAGGCGAAAGGGAGGCATTTGAGGGTGCTGGAGTATCGATCATATCATGATTACTCATTTGTATGTTAAGTGGTGATATAGATGATCTCTTAGAGCTGTCACCCGGCAAGGGTGTAGAACAAACTGAACTACGTGAGGGACTTAATATCAAACCAGGATCTGGCTTAACACACCGAAAATCGGGATCATCAATTTGTGTGGTCATTTTACGTTTACGCGACGATGACTGATGATTGGGAGTAGAGGGAGCCGAAGTTCTACTTAGTGTGGGCGTAGAGGGTATGCTGGTACCAACTACCTGTACATGTGGCAGATCACCTATGCTGCTTAGCATACAGGTGGATGTTTCCACTACTGAGGGGTGTTCAAGGTGGTTCAAATTAATCTGATACGGTGGAGGAGGTGCTGGTTGTCCGGGATTTGCATACAATTTGTTCGTTAGACTTTCATAGTTTATTTGATTATTAGGACTGCTATTATGATGATTATGATTGTTGTTGGTGGCGGCATACATAAGCTGAgtctgttgctgctgctgctgctggctGGGCATCTCAATATGAGTATCTAAGGAGTGTGAGACATTCGAATGTAACGTTTGACTATTAAGTGTTTGCGTTAAGTTATTCGGATTGATAATAAGACCGGTTTCATGCTTCACACGTACTCCAGCATTCAAGGCCTCCTGGTTGGGGGGACTTGCTAAAGGATTAACATTCATGGGACTGTTTAGTAAATGTGTATAGTGATGTTGTTGTGGTATTGGTGGTGGTTGTGGCGGATGATGCACCTGCATGTTGTGTAAATCATTAATAGCAGGAGTTGAGTTACCACCTCCCGCTCCGTGATTGTAAATATCACGTGTGTTTAAGGTTAAACCCTGTACATCTTGCAACGGACTGTAGGGTGGTTCAGATCCAGAATCCGGTGGACTTTCGGGCAGGTGTGATAATGTaggattattattgttattggaGTGATGTATACCAATATGTGGTGTTGTTGGCGCTGATGTTAAGCTAACACGTGCTGAGACTGTTGGTATTGAGGGTAGGATTATGTCGGGTGGTCCTATTGTTGTCATGGGCGAGGGCGAAGTTACGGGTGTTTCTGTTTTAGCTGTACATGGCAGTGTTGGATTTTCACCACCATTATTTGtagtattgttattgttgcttccATCTGGACCCAAGCGACCGAGACCCGCTGTTACTTGTAGATCTTCAAAAAAGATTGCTTCATTGTCAATTCCACCCACATAGTCTGCCCGGTCTGAAatggaaaatgtttaatttaaaaaaatttagtttatatagCGGAATTcctaaaaaatacttaattatatCGCCTGCTGCCTTCCTTATCGATTCACATTGTAAAAATAGTAACAATCGTACAATAGTATGCCAATGTTCGATTCGACCATTCGTTCATGTCGAAAAGCGATAACACATACATTATTGTACATTGACTTCTAATGACGacttaatgtaaatatttgataaaattttttaatttatgtacttAAATATTTCGACTTAATAAATGCATAATTACTGTTAATATTCAAGTACATGGTCTGGAAATAACGCAAAATAATGGTCACGATGCTATTTTACTTTATGCACAAAATCTTCACATTTTTTATCGTAAacgtttaagaaaaaatttataaaaaaaagttcatttaactttaatatatttatacaaattatattaaaaaacagttCAATTCTCTTTTGTAACGACTACATAGACTTGTGTTCAAAGTTCAAATGAGTTTTTTTCTTGATTGGCATAGGATTTTGGCATGAAACGttaacttttttaagttttatcacAACTTTTGGGAATTAAATATCCGGAATTTTGTTATCAGGATTTATTGCCAAAAGAATTTTGTGGGTGAAGAACATTTTTTGTGATAACTGAAAATTGCTAAGGCACAAAGTGGAACGTAATGAAGGTACATTGTTATATAGGCTGGAAGATCAAACATAACATTTATGGTTGTAACTCTAGTGAAGTATAAGGCCGGTTTACATAGAATTACActctagactatggaatatcGACAGGACTGAAGAGTAGACTAAGCtgtagattataaactatacttAGGACTGGACTTaggtctagactacagattcgaccaaagactacactattgcctagactatagaccagactatagactagactactgactagactgtaggctaaaCTTTTgattagacaagactatagactagactatagactaggcaatagactagactatagactagactatagactagactatagactagactatagactagactatagactagaatatagactagactatagactagactatagactagactatagactagactatagactagactatagactagactatagactagactatagactagactatagactagactatagactagactatagactagactatagactagactatagactagactatagactagactatagactagactatagactagactatagactagactatagactagactatagactagactatagactagactatagactagactatagactagactatagactagactatagactagactatagactagactatagactagactatagactagactatagactagactatagactagactatagactagactatagactagactatagactagactatagactagactatagactagactatagactagactatagactagactatagactagactatagactagactatagactagactatagactagactatagactagactatagactagactatagactagactatagactagactatagactagactatagactagactatagactagactatagactagactatagactagactatagactagactatagactagactatagactagactatagactagactatagactagactatagactagactatagactagactatagactagactatagactagactatagactagactatagactagactatagactagactatagactagactatagactagactatagactagactatagactagactatagactagactatagactagactatagactagactatagactagactatagactagactataggctagactatagactagactatagattagactatagattagactatagaatagactatagactagactatagactagactatagactcgactatagactagactatagactagactatagactagactatagactagactatagactagactatagactagactatagaatagactatagactagactatagactagactatagactagactatagactagactatagactagactatagactagactatagactagactatagactagactatagactagactatagactagactatagactagactat
The window above is part of the Lucilia cuprina isolate Lc7/37 chromosome 6, ASM2204524v1, whole genome shotgun sequence genome. Proteins encoded here:
- the LOC124420638 gene encoding uncharacterized protein LOC124420638, producing the protein MLKSARNHTHWPSFAYQSPIAVGGGALGAGVTRSQSRNQTEYQRADYRYLGTPEDITNPSSAQQLRNDEITVVMEKPSVSHELLQVYNEPQRATAAPTLARNNKTSISKHKNKWPQPQIVLRVMQSATHRNALPSTRSLNLNGQANEETPQNVSHNASETSTEKIADVQQDFENNSIDTDSHQQQQVNNRVKLAPAKIRTPAAKVPTHSEIQKLNVDLPIVSTSSSNIIDETGLVIENSATQSNLLRHTNPKGGELIIYKTVSPPTATTSTTSSRSITNKVNTDAPHTNNSLENQSITNKSRNFVDRTTDNSDLLQQLSNDNNESIYSATDIIGNPENFILGLDDRQSLLGRRTSSPSSAGSTGHQQEIANVWVQNSIAYVNTFGEPEQCNSKTKREDISNCQSVCFEENNQLLAPNQSNLNLRPSEAKKIKPSLQQEEIDNENHSESEDNDAIINDTDDDLQSTYNGNVKNKETLDGSTLTASLPQGRTTHNKQTPLKQLATEGERPDDAENLDVLLEHTFSDETVDEETKKIKKDKIEVGVVQPKLSVDPDLPPDETDCWKIRSCIWAERLNNTFATDDFCPKLGKSVNKTFVIPLSRFFKEQSIELHLTSSLPLQWVLCNLHEHSQHVLQRRRNTSLLLLNVPSRGYFVKDLILRATNDPEKN
- the LOC111687322 gene encoding myelin regulatory factor, producing the protein MDMDFYNEHILTDLDRADYVGGIDNEAIFFEDLQVTAGLGRLGPDGSNNNNTTNNGGENPTLPCTAKTETPVTSPSPMTTIGPPDIILPSIPTVSARVSLTSAPTTPHIGIHHSNNNNNPTLSHLPESPPDSGSEPPYSPLQDVQGLTLNTRDIYNHGAGGGNSTPAINDLHNMQVHHPPQPPPIPQQHHYTHLLNSPMNVNPLASPPNQEALNAGVRVKHETGLIINPNNLTQTLNSQTLHSNVSHSLDTHIEMPSQQQQQQQTQLMYAATNNNHNHHNSSPNNQINYESLTNKLYANPGQPAPPPPYQINLNHLEHPSVVETSTCMLSSIGDLPHVQVVGTSIPSTPTLSRTSAPSTPNHQSSSRKRKMTTQIDDPDFRCVKPDPGLILSPSRSSVCSTPLPGDSSKRSSISPLNIQMSNHDMIDTPAPSNASLSPALSSVHMDGSVKNCDTSSQSGDALSPCIRFSPFQQQNWHKLCDQHLQEISVVYYRVDADKGFNFSVSDDAFVCQKKNHFQITCHARLQSEAKFVRTPSGLEKIKSFHLHFYGVKLEAPNQTIRIEQSQSDRSKKPFFPVPIDLQSHIVSKVTVGRLHFSETTNNNMRKKGRPNPEQRYFQLIVALHVHTASGDFPIISQGSDKIIVRASNPGQFESDVDLCWQRGLTQDSIYHAGRVGINTDRPDESLVVHGNLKISGHIVQPSDSRAKQEIGELDTSVQLRNLQKIRIVRYRLEPQFALHAGLKGHKDTGEIVDTGVIAQEVREVIPDAVQEAGSVVLPNGNVIENFLLVNKDRILMENIGAVKELCKVTGTLETRIENLERVNTRLQRAKENELQFLHCKSITSNRDGYEICSNRTLQIIIFLLVIVMAAW